TTATCTAGTACCATTTCAAGGATCTGTACTAACGCAGCGATTACGCCGATAAAGGTAATAAAAGATAAAAAGCTTAAATCAACTGATTCAGCTGGATCAGTGATCCCTAATACGCTATCTAATGCACCCGGCGCTAAAATCGCTTGGTAAATAACTTGGTTAGCAGGTACTGCGATACCAAGTACAACAATAACCGCTACACCCAAACCTATCGCCGTACTGACTTTTTTAGATACGGCTAAGAATGTACACATCCCTAAAAAGAAGGTTAACGCGATGTTTTCGATAAAAATCGATTTAACAAATAAACTTATGTAATGTTCCATCGTGATTAGTCCTTCTCAACTTGAGCTGGTTTCCATTGGCGAATCGCCCAAATGATAAAACCAATGATAAAGAATGAGCTAAATGGCAATACTAATACACCGTTTGCTTGGTACCAACCACCATTTTGAATTAATGGTAATATTTCCATTCCAAACAAGGTACCAAAACCGAATAACTCGCGGAAGAAAGCAACAACAAGAAGAATAAAGCCATACCCTAAACCGTTACCAATACCATCTAAAAAGCTAACACCTGGCTTTTCTTTCATGGCGAACGCTTCAGCTCTACCCATAACAATACAGTTAGTAATGATCAAGCCAATATATACTGATAGCTCTTTCGATAATTGATATGAAAACGCTTTAAGCACTTGGTCAACAACAATTACCAACGACGCAATAATTGCCATTTGTACGATAATACGCACACTTGATGGAATTTGATTTCGAATAATCGAAATAAACAAGTTAGAAAAACCCGTAACAATAACTACCGCAATTGTCATTACTAGGGCATTAGTCATTGAACTTGTTACAGCTAATGCTGAACAAATCCCTAATACTTGTAAGGCAATCGGGTTATTATCTACAATCGGTTTTGTTAAAACACTTTTGTTATCAGCAGACATTATTTAACCTCCTGAGTACGAAATTTAGTAATGAAAGGCTTATAACCTTTTTCACCAAACCAAAATTGCAACGTACGTGTAACACCGTTACTTGTTAGCGTAGCACCTGACAGGGCATCAACGCCATGTTCATTGCTTGCTTTCGCACCGCCTTTAACAAGTTCTATCGCAACGTTACCCGCTTCATCGTAAATTTTCTTACCTGGCCATTTAGCAATCCACTTGGGGTTTATAACTTCTGCCCCTAAGCCAGGAGTTTCCTTATGGTCTGAATAAATAAGATTTCTTACCGTATTTAAATCTGACTTTAAGCCAACATAACCATACATTAAGTCCCATAAACCAGAACCTACGATAGGTAAGACAACCGTTTCAATTTCACCTGCACCATTGCTCACTAAGTAAACAACGGCAGTGTGTGAACGACGATTAATGCCCGCAATATCTTCTTCAAGATCTGACGACTTTTCAGGATCACGAGCGTTACGACGTTCATCAAATAATTTCGGGTTGCCTTCAATAAACTCACCTGAGTCTAAGTCAATCATTTTCGCATCAACAAATTGCTCAAAGGTCGATTGAATTGACGCTTTTGTGCCATCTGTCATTGACAAAATATCTGCTGCTTGCAAAATTTTTGTTTGTTGATCAAATAGTTTATTTTCTACTTGTAGAGGCTTTAATTGAACCGCTGAAATTGATACTAATGCAGCACATGCTAAACATACTGCAATAACAAATCCAAGCGTTTTACCAAATGTTTCTTTTTTAGCTGACACGTGCAAGCCTCCGTTTCACATTCGATTGAACGACAAAATAGTCGAATAATGGTGCGAATAAATTAGCAAATAATATCGCTAACATCATACCTTCTGGGAATGCTGGGTTCACAACACGTACAAGCACTACCATGATGCCGACTAAGGCACCAAAAGCGTACTTACCAGTATTGGTAAATGAAGCTGATACAGGGTCTGTCGCCATAAACATCATACCGAAGGCAAAACCACCGAGTACAAAATGCCAATACCATGGCATAGCAAACATCGGGTTAGTATCGCTACCAATCATATTAAATAGATAAGACGTTAACACCATACCTAAAAATACACCCAAGACAATTCGCCACGAAGCTATACCTTTATAGAGGATATAAGCACCACCGAGTAAAATACAGAATGTAGATACTTCACCAACAGAGCCTGGGATATAACCCCAAAATGCGTTCCACCAGCTGGCATCTAATGCATAGCTAAGTTGGCCTGAAGCAGCAGCACTTAACGCTGTAGCTCCTGAGAAACCATCAACCGCTACCCACACTGCATCACCAGAAATTTCTAACGGATAAGCAAAGAATAAAAACGCACGACCCGCTAAAGCAGGGTTCAAGAAGTTTTTACCTGTACCACCGAAGATTTCTTTTGCCACAACAACACCAAAAGTGATGCCGATAGCAACTTGCCATAATGGAATTGATGCAGGAAGAATCAATGCAAATAAAATAGATGAAACAAAGAAGCCTTCATTTACTTCATGCTTACGTACAGCCGCAAATAATACTTCCCAAAAACCACCTACCGCAAAGGTAACCGCATAAATAGGAAGGAAAAAACATGCGCCGTAAAGCATCATCGCAAACCAGCCAGCGTCAGCTGAAAGTTCACCACCTAGCATTTGGAATAAACCAACCTGCCAAGAATCAGGTAAAGCGTAACCAGCAGCTAATGCTTCAGTCGCTTGGAAACCAATGTTGTACATACCAAAAAACATGGCAGGAAACACCGCTAACCACACTGTGATCATAATACGCTTCAAGTCAATGCTATCACGTACGTGCGTTTTACCTTTAGTCACATAACCAGGTGTAAATAAACCTGTTGCTACCGCTTCATATAAAGCGAACCATTTTTCATGTTTGCCGCCTTTTTCAAAATGCGGCTCGATATCTTCAATAAACTTTTGCAAGCCCATGACTAACCTTCCTTCTCTATTGTGGTTAGACAGTCACGAAGTAATACGCCGTAGTCTGTTTTGCCTGGGCAAACAAACGTACATAACGCTAAATCTTCTTCGTCTAGCTCTAGAGCACCAAGTTGCTGAGCGCCATCGGTATCTCCAGCACATAAATCACGTAATAACACGGTAGGGAGTACATCTAACGGCATCACACGCTCATAGTTACCAATAGGTACCATGGCACGTGGGCTACCATTAGTTGTTGTTGTCATGTTAAATAATTTACTTGGAAAAAGATGAGACATGTAAGCTCGAGTCACCGAAAATTTATTCGGTCCTGGGTACATGTAACCCATAAACTCTTTCTCACGGCCTTCTTTTAATATCGCAATTTGTGTGTGATAACGCCCCAAATAAGCATGAACGCCAGCAGCTTCACAACCTTGCAATACAGAACCAGAAATTACGCGTAATTCAACATCATTAGTTTCATTAGCAATAAGCTGTTCTGTGCTTGCGCCAGTAAGTGTACGAACTAATCTTGGATTCTTTGCTTCTGGACCAGCAATCGAAACAACACGTGTTGCATCAATTTCACCGGTAGTAAATAATTTACCGTAAGCAATAACATCTTGGTAACCAATGTGCCATACAATGCTTTCAGCACCGACTGGTGACAAGAAATGAATATGGGTACCTACTAAACCAGCAGGATGTTTACCTGAAAATTCATTTACTTCTTCATTACCTGTTGTTGGGATACTTGCATTAGGTGCTTTAGAAACAAACACTTTACCTTCTGTTAAACGGCTTAATACCGTTAAACCGTGTTTAAAGGCTTCGCTTTGTTCATTAATGATCACTTCAGGATCTGCAGCTAACGGATTAGTATCCATTGCGCTAATGAAAATAGCTTTTGGGGTGGAGTCTATCGCTGGAATTTTACTATATGGACGCGTTCTAAGTGCGGTCCATAAACCAGAATTAACCAAGTTGCTAACAACATCTTCACGGTTAATGGTGGCTAAATCAGATTCAGCATATTTAGCGAATGTTTCTTGTTCGTTACTATCTGACTCTTCATTGAGAGTGATAACAACAGACTGTAACACACGCTTTTCACCACGATTGATTTCTGTTACTACACCTGCAGCTTGAGCTGTGAATTTAACGCCAGCATTCTTTTTGTCTTCAAAAAGCGCTTGACCTTTTTTAACACGATCACCCACTTTAACAAACATGGTTGGTCGCATACCCACATACTCTTCACCGAGTGTCGCAACGCTTTTGATGGACGGACCATCATGGATTACTTGCTGGGGAGCACCTTGAACAGGAACATCCAGACCTTTTTTTATTGTAATCATAAACACTTGCACTACTTTGACGGGAGTAAAAATCAGCCGATTTCTCACCTAAGTACTTTTAAATCAAAACCTTAAAGTAATTAAGTGAGAAAACATTTGATTTCAGTGTATTTCAGTAGAAAAGCTCTTTATTAACATTACGCTAACAAAAAGTATCTACCGGCTCTTAAGTTAAAAATATTCTGGCACGAATTTTAGCATAATTTTAGAGAATTGCGCCATTATCCTGTAACACTTTCTGTATTATTTTTACGACTTTGCTGTTTTTTTAGACTAATCACTCGATTTTAATAATCTTACAAAAACAAAAAAGAGCAATGTTATAAAATCATTGCTCTTTTTTTACATCAATAGTTATAAGTTAGTAATTTTTACACTAAATTATTTATCTCTGTCACTGGACTAAGGTCCGCTTCATAGTCAACACCAGCAACATTAAAACCAAATAACTTTAAAAACTCATTATGGTAGCTTTCATAATCCGTAAGTTCATCAATGGTATCGCTGTCAACAGAATCCCAAATCGTTTGAACACGTTCTTGTACGCTATCTTCAAGCTCTTTATAATTTTGGCTTAAGCGACCAGCTTCATCAAAACGCGGTGTATTACTATATAAGTTTTCATTAAATAATGATTGAATTTGTTCAATACAGCCTTGATAGGTACCATCGCTTTTCATCACTTTAAACATTGCTGAAATATAAAGTGGCATAATTGGTATCGCAGAACTTGCTTGCGTAACTACCGCATTTAATGAGGTAACATAGGCTTGGCCTGAAATATTTTCCGTTGACGCTTTAATCGCACTTGCTGCGCGATCAAGATCTTCTTTTGCACGACCAATTGTTGCATGGCCATAAATTGGCCAGGTTAATTTTTTACCTATATAAGTGTAAGCAGTTGTTTTAAAGCCCTTTGCTAAAACGTCTGCTTCTTGTAACGCCTTGATCCATAACTCCCAATCAGCACCGCCCATAACATCAACAGTACCTTGAATTTCTTCTTCGGTAGCTTGTTCAACACTGACCGAGTCAATGATGCGCTTAGACGTATTTAAATTTTTGGTAGTCACGCTTTGACCAATAGGCTTTAACGTAGAGGAATACACTTCACCTGTATCAGGATCTGTACGACGTGGAGAAGCTAAGCTGTATATGATCAAATCTACTTGGCCAAGTTCTTCTTTGATAACATCAATCGCTTTCGCTTTCAGCTCATGGGAAAAGGCATCGCCATTAATATTTTTTGACCACAATCCTGCTGCATCAGCAGCTTTTTGAAACGCTGAAGTATTATACCAACCCGCTGAGGCTGTTTTTCTATCTGTAGGTGCTTTCTCAAAGAAAATACCTAAGGTTTTTGCGCCACAGCCGAAAGCAGCCGTGATACGAGATGCCAATCCATAACCGGTGGATGCCCCAATCACTAACACATTTTTAGGTTTGTTTTCCGGTTGAGGTTGGCTTTTTACATATGCTATTTGTTCATTAACATGAGCTTCACACCCTGCTGGGTGTGCATTTGTACAGATGAAGCCACGGATTTTAGGTTTGATGACCATATAAACGCCTTTCGTGTTGTTCTTACTAAATTGCCGCATAGTGTACCCTTGTTATTAAAATAAGAGGTACGAGCAGTTGAAAAAAACGCTTGCAACGCAAGCGTCATGATTAAAATTATGATTTAACGATTTTCATAATAGGCTTTCATTGTTAAATCGTTATATTGGCGCGCATTGGCTAAAAACTCACTATACGACGCCCATACCTTTGCAAATGTTTCATCAGCATTGGCTTTTTCTTCGATCACTTCTTTGGTGTAACTTTTTAACGCTAACATAACATCAGCAGGAAATTGTTTTACTTGCACATTATGTTTATTAATGAGTGTTTGTAACGCATTATTATTACGGGCGTTGTATTCATCAAGCATGTTTTGATTGACGGCACGTGCGGCGACTTCAACAATTTTCTGTAGGTCCTCTGGTAATGAGTTTAGCGCCTTTTCATTGACTAAAAACTCTAAATTTGTGCCCGTTTCATGCCATACAGATGAATAGTAATACTCCGCCGCTTGGTGAAAACCAAACGCTAAATCGTTATATGGGCCAACCCATTCTGACGCATCAATCGCACCACTTTGTAAAGAAGAAAATATTTCGCCACCCGTCAAATTAACAGGAATAGCACCTGCGCGTTTTAAAACTTCGCCACCTAGACCAGGGATACGCATTTTTAAGCCTTTAAGATCTTCAACGCTGTTGATTTCTTTTTTAAACCAACCCGCAAATTGCGCCCCTGAATTTCCACCCGCCATAGGTACTACACCGAATGGTTTGTATAATGCTTGCCACATTTCAAGGCCACCACCAAAGTGTAGCCAAGCATTAAACTCTGTGGCGGTCATACCAAAGGGGATAGCACTAAAAATAGGTGCCGCTGACATTTTACCTTTCCAATAATATGCACCACTGTGCCCCATTTCGGCTGTACCTTGAGAAACCGCATCAAAGACTTCAAAACCAGGTACAAGCTCTCCAGCACCATACACTTTTACCGTCAATCGACCTGCACTCATTTCATTGACATACTTAGCAAATGTTTCAGGGCCTAATCCTAAACCGGGAAAGTTTTTCGGCCAAGAAGTTACCAATTTCCATTGATATTGCTTTTGCGGTTGTGCATTCGCATTGGTATCTTGCTTTTGTTCGCTGTTACAACCCACTAAGGCTGCGAATGCTAAACATCCTACAAGCCACTTTTTAATCATGTTTATTGTCATTGGTTTTCCTTTCCTTTTTATTATTAACCATAAATTTTTTCCGGTAACCATGTTACTAATTCAGGCCACTGCGCCAACACCATCAATAGTATCAACTGTATAATGATAAAGGGAATAACACCTTTGTATATTGAAGCAGTTTTCACCGCAGATGATGCTACGCCCCTTAAATAAAATAAAGCAAAACCAAACGGGGGCGTCAAAAAAGAGGTTTGTAAGTTGATGGCAATCATGATCCCTAACCAAAGCGGATCTACCCCCATCGATAGTAAAATGGGTGCAACAATGGGCACAACAACAAACGTGATCTCAATGAAATCAAGAATAAAGCCGAGCAAGAAGATAATCGCCATCACAATGATAATTGCGCCAACTACGCCACCTGGCATCTGTTGAAAAAAACTATGAACGAGATCTTCACCACCAAAACCACGAAACACTAAGGAAAATAAACTAGCACCGATAAAAATTAAAAATACCATTGAGGTAATTTTTAAGCTGCTATCCATCACCGCTTTTAAATTAATCAATGTTAATTGTCTCTGCCATAGCGCTAACAAAATTGAGCCTGTTGCACCAACTCCTGCTGCTTCAGTTGGCGTGGCAAAACCTAATAAAATAGAGCCTAGCACTGCAACAATCAGCAATAAAGGTGGGATCAATGCTGAAAACATTAACTCAATAATTGAGCGTTCCTGTTTAATATCTTTGATATCTTGCACGGTTAAACTCGGCACTTGTTCAGGTTTAATCACTGAATATATGACACAGTAAAGTAAGTACATGCTAACTAATATCAGTCCTGGTATTACTGCACCAGCAAATAAATCCCCTACTGAAACGGTTTCTGGGCTAAATATGCCCATATTCAACTGTGCCTGTTGATAGGCGCTTGATAACACATCACCTAATAACACTAAGGCAATTGAAGGTGGAATAATCTGTCCTAATGTACCCGTTGCACAAATAATTCCCGTTGAAAATTGTGGGCTATAACCACGTTTAAGCATGGTAGGTAATGATAATAACCCCATAGTTACTACTGTTGCACCGACAATACCGGTGCTTGCAGCAAGTAACATTCCCACTAGTGTTACTGAAATCCCTAAACCACCTTTAAAACGCCCTAATAAAATCGACATGGCATTCAGTAGA
The Thalassotalea hakodatensis genome window above contains:
- a CDS encoding Na(+)-translocating NADH-quinone reductase subunit A gives rise to the protein MITIKKGLDVPVQGAPQQVIHDGPSIKSVATLGEEYVGMRPTMFVKVGDRVKKGQALFEDKKNAGVKFTAQAAGVVTEINRGEKRVLQSVVITLNEESDSNEQETFAKYAESDLATINREDVVSNLVNSGLWTALRTRPYSKIPAIDSTPKAIFISAMDTNPLAADPEVIINEQSEAFKHGLTVLSRLTEGKVFVSKAPNASIPTTGNEEVNEFSGKHPAGLVGTHIHFLSPVGAESIVWHIGYQDVIAYGKLFTTGEIDATRVVSIAGPEAKNPRLVRTLTGASTEQLIANETNDVELRVISGSVLQGCEAAGVHAYLGRYHTQIAILKEGREKEFMGYMYPGPNKFSVTRAYMSHLFPSKLFNMTTTTNGSPRAMVPIGNYERVMPLDVLPTVLLRDLCAGDTDGAQQLGALELDEEDLALCTFVCPGKTDYGVLLRDCLTTIEKEG
- the nqrE gene encoding NADH:ubiquinone reductase (Na(+)-transporting) subunit E — translated: MEHYISLFVKSIFIENIALTFFLGMCTFLAVSKKVSTAIGLGVAVIVVLGIAVPANQVIYQAILAPGALDSVLGITDPAESVDLSFLSFITFIGVIAALVQILEMVLDKYFPPLYNALGIFLPLITVNCAIFGAVAFMVARNYTLTESLIYGVGSGVGWALAIILLAGLREKMKYSDVPDGLKGLGITFITAGLMAFGFLSFGGISL
- a CDS encoding Na(+)-translocating NADH-quinone reductase subunit C gives rise to the protein MSAKKETFGKTLGFVIAVCLACAALVSISAVQLKPLQVENKLFDQQTKILQAADILSMTDGTKASIQSTFEQFVDAKMIDLDSGEFIEGNPKLFDERRNARDPEKSSDLEEDIAGINRRSHTAVVYLVSNGAGEIETVVLPIVGSGLWDLMYGYVGLKSDLNTVRNLIYSDHKETPGLGAEVINPKWIAKWPGKKIYDEAGNVAIELVKGGAKASNEHGVDALSGATLTSNGVTRTLQFWFGEKGYKPFITKFRTQEVK
- a CDS encoding TRAP transporter substrate-binding protein, which translates into the protein MTINMIKKWLVGCLAFAALVGCNSEQKQDTNANAQPQKQYQWKLVTSWPKNFPGLGLGPETFAKYVNEMSAGRLTVKVYGAGELVPGFEVFDAVSQGTAEMGHSGAYYWKGKMSAAPIFSAIPFGMTATEFNAWLHFGGGLEMWQALYKPFGVVPMAGGNSGAQFAGWFKKEINSVEDLKGLKMRIPGLGGEVLKRAGAIPVNLTGGEIFSSLQSGAIDASEWVGPYNDLAFGFHQAAEYYYSSVWHETGTNLEFLVNEKALNSLPEDLQKIVEVAARAVNQNMLDEYNARNNNALQTLINKHNVQVKQFPADVMLALKSYTKEVIEEKANADETFAKVWASYSEFLANARQYNDLTMKAYYENR
- the fabV gene encoding enoyl-ACP reductase FabV, producing the protein MVIKPKIRGFICTNAHPAGCEAHVNEQIAYVKSQPQPENKPKNVLVIGASTGYGLASRITAAFGCGAKTLGIFFEKAPTDRKTASAGWYNTSAFQKAADAAGLWSKNINGDAFSHELKAKAIDVIKEELGQVDLIIYSLASPRRTDPDTGEVYSSTLKPIGQSVTTKNLNTSKRIIDSVSVEQATEEEIQGTVDVMGGADWELWIKALQEADVLAKGFKTTAYTYIGKKLTWPIYGHATIGRAKEDLDRAASAIKASTENISGQAYVTSLNAVVTQASSAIPIMPLYISAMFKVMKSDGTYQGCIEQIQSLFNENLYSNTPRFDEAGRLSQNYKELEDSVQERVQTIWDSVDSDTIDELTDYESYHNEFLKLFGFNVAGVDYEADLSPVTEINNLV
- a CDS encoding NADH:ubiquinone reductase (Na(+)-transporting) subunit D, coding for MSADNKSVLTKPIVDNNPIALQVLGICSALAVTSSMTNALVMTIAVVIVTGFSNLFISIIRNQIPSSVRIIVQMAIIASLVIVVDQVLKAFSYQLSKELSVYIGLIITNCIVMGRAEAFAMKEKPGVSFLDGIGNGLGYGFILLVVAFFRELFGFGTLFGMEILPLIQNGGWYQANGVLVLPFSSFFIIGFIIWAIRQWKPAQVEKD
- a CDS encoding TRAP transporter large permease, which gives rise to MEYLSLVMFLVVCIVLLFGYPVALTLAGTSLIFAGIGWSVGVFEAGFLNALPNRIFGVINNQTLLAVPLFVFMGAMLERAKIAENLLNAMSILLGRFKGGLGISVTLVGMLLAASTGIVGATVVTMGLLSLPTMLKRGYSPQFSTGIICATGTLGQIIPPSIALVLLGDVLSSAYQQAQLNMGIFSPETVSVGDLFAGAVIPGLILVSMYLLYCVIYSVIKPEQVPSLTVQDIKDIKQERSIIELMFSALIPPLLLIVAVLGSILLGFATPTEAAGVGATGSILLALWQRQLTLINLKAVMDSSLKITSMVFLIFIGASLFSLVFRGFGGEDLVHSFFQQMPGGVVGAIIIVMAIIFLLGFILDFIEITFVVVPIVAPILLSMGVDPLWLGIMIAINLQTSFLTPPFGFALFYLRGVASSAVKTASIYKGVIPFIIIQLILLMVLAQWPELVTWLPEKIYG
- a CDS encoding NADH:ubiquinone reductase (Na(+)-transporting) subunit B, with the protein product MGLQKFIEDIEPHFEKGGKHEKWFALYEAVATGLFTPGYVTKGKTHVRDSIDLKRIMITVWLAVFPAMFFGMYNIGFQATEALAAGYALPDSWQVGLFQMLGGELSADAGWFAMMLYGACFFLPIYAVTFAVGGFWEVLFAAVRKHEVNEGFFVSSILFALILPASIPLWQVAIGITFGVVVAKEIFGGTGKNFLNPALAGRAFLFFAYPLEISGDAVWVAVDGFSGATALSAAASGQLSYALDASWWNAFWGYIPGSVGEVSTFCILLGGAYILYKGIASWRIVLGVFLGMVLTSYLFNMIGSDTNPMFAMPWYWHFVLGGFAFGMMFMATDPVSASFTNTGKYAFGALVGIMVVLVRVVNPAFPEGMMLAILFANLFAPLFDYFVVQSNVKRRLARVS